The genomic window CTGTCGAACCCGAGCGCGAACTCGTGGGTCCGAAGGGAACGGAACGGCTCCTCGCGGCCGACGAGTTGGATCGCCGTGTCGTCGGGTACACCCTCGATATTCGTCAGCGGGATCGTGACGCTGTCGAAGACGATCCGGCGGGGCTTCCCGGCGCGGTCGTCCCGCAACAGCGTGTATTCGGGTTCGGTCGGATCGTCCACGGCGCTGTAGTCGGCGAGACGATGGTAGACGTCCTCCTCGTCGGGATCGATCGACCCCTTCGTGAGTGCCTTTTCGTGGCGGAGCGTCGACGTAATGTCGTCCGCGAGGTCGGGGACATCGAGGCGATCCGCGAGCCGGTCGAGAACCGACTCGAGGGGTCGCCCCTTGCGTGGAACAGCGATCGGTATCGTCTCGCCCATCGATCGGTTCTCCATCGGCGACGGATAAACGAGTTGTGTTTCCGGAAGAGTCGCGAGCCCTGGGGCCGAGATTCGCGAACCGAGTCAGTCCGAGAACATCGATCCGAGCTGGTCGCGCCACTCCTGAATATCGGTCACGTCTTCTCGCACGGCCTCGAGTTCGTCCTCGACGGTCTCGAGGTCGTCTTCGACGGTTTCGACCTCTTCTTCGACGGATTCGACGTCTTCCCCGACGCGTTCGAGATCGTTCTCGACCGTGTCGACGGTGTCCTCGACGGCGTCGAGGTCGTCCGCAACCGTTTCGACATCATCGTCGACCGAGTCGATATCGTCAGCGAGCACGTCGACGTCCGATTCGAGTTCGTCGACATCGTCGCCGACCGCACGCAGATCGGTCTCGAGGTCGCCGTTCCAGTCGGTGAGGTCGGCGACGTCGCCTTCGATATCGTCGACCGTGGTCTCGGTCCCCTCGAGTCGGTCGTCCATCGACGCGAGGTCGTCCTCGAGGGCGTCGATATCGGTCTGGAGCTCCTCGATGAGTTGCGCGCCGGTGCCGTTCTCCTCGAGGAACGTCTCGAGGGCATCCGTGTAGGCCGCGACCTCCTCGACGCGGCTCTGGAGGTGCTCGACTTTCGCGATGTCCGGCCCCGAAGTCTCGAGGTCGAGTTCCGCCTGAATGGTCTCGAGATCGTCGTCGTCGATCGTTCCGTCGCGGATTTCGGTCGCGAGACGGGCGGCGATCGATCCGCCGAAATCGGGATCGGGATTCGGTGCCGCAGCGGCCGCCGCGTCCTCGTCGACCGAGGGTTCGGACTCGGTGTCAGCCGTTGCCTCGAGCGATTCGTCCGTCGTCGCATCCGTGTCGGCTTCGGCAGCCGCGGACTCGGCGTCCGTTTCGTCGTCGCCGTCGGCCGCGTCCGGTTCGTCGTCGAGGACGGCCTCCTCGTCGACGACCACGTCTTCCTCGAGCGCGGACTCGTCCGCTTCGTCTGCCGCCGCGTCGTCCGTGTCGTCGGGTGTGGTCTCGCCGACCTCGTCGGAATCCGACTCGGTTTCGGCGACCGGTTCGGTCGACTCGAGGTCGTCCGTC from Natrinema versiforme includes these protein-coding regions:
- a CDS encoding AAA family ATPase; translated protein: MSSTADTDDVIEVSSDGIAVRKTFAADEFPVPAIRFQIESDRDEPVTFQLSEEIPESFPMDKVGFHPDYHSDDWTAFQDNHVEFTATLEPGDRLETVYGIQIDDESRAAAFLTEPTIVERNATDDGAADADEVDDEVIGNIVSEDRNQAVKDMISGESDTVPGLEDGEDDADSAADASGTTAAGTDGESTDETADESDGLDLDLGNVDPDPVDVETDADDGDAADTPDIDLGFEEEEIPEPEDDTDDGDADESVELDFGTETDESDDTPADETADEPDAADEPEIELDLEEAAAAADEDAADESTAESDAVDDLETETAEPDDEGSTDATDDLESTEPVAETESDSDEVGETTPDDTDDAAADEADESALEEDVVVDEEAVLDDEPDAADGDDETDAESAAAEADTDATTDESLEATADTESEPSVDEDAAAAAAPNPDPDFGGSIAARLATEIRDGTIDDDDLETIQAELDLETSGPDIAKVEHLQSRVEEVAAYTDALETFLEENGTGAQLIEELQTDIDALEDDLASMDDRLEGTETTVDDIEGDVADLTDWNGDLETDLRAVGDDVDELESDVDVLADDIDSVDDDVETVADDLDAVEDTVDTVENDLERVGEDVESVEEEVETVEDDLETVEDELEAVREDVTDIQEWRDQLGSMFSD